In Elusimicrobiota bacterium, the genomic stretch CGTCGCCCGCGCCGGCTCCGCGGAGGAGAGCCTCGCCCGGGCCGAGGCGGACCTCTCCCGCGCGCGCGCGGAGTCGCGCGACCTGTCCTTGCGGACCGAGGCCCAGGCCGCGGAGCTGCGCAAGCGCGACGAGGAGCTCGTCGTCGCGCGCCGCAACCTCACTTTGCTCCGCCAGAAGACGGCCGGGCACGAGGCTCACATCGAGTCGCTGCGCGCCGACCTCGACCAGGCGGTCGCCGCGCGCGAGCACGCCGACGCCTCCGCCGTCGAGCTGAAGACCGCGCTCGAATCGACCTCGGCCCGGCTCGCCGACGCCGAGTCGTCGCTCTCCGCCGCGCGCGACCGGGTCGAGGCCCTGAGCCGCGACGTCGCCGCCGGCCAGGCGCTCTTGGAGAAGTCGGCCGCCGCGGCGCGCGTCCTCGAGGACGAAGGCAGGCGCCAGCGCTCCGAGCTCGAGTCCGCCGCGCGCCGCCGCGTCGAGCTCGAGGCCGCGCAGGCCTCCCTTCGAGCGGAGCTCGAGAAGGCCCGCTCCGACGCCGCGGCGTTCGTCTCCTCCACCGCCGAGGCCCGCGCCGCCTACGAGGCGATGTCCGCCCGCGTGGACAAGAACGAGTCCGAGCTGCTCTCCGCGCGCGCGCGCGTCGAGGAGCTCACCCGCGGGTTGTCCGCCTCGCAGGACGCCCTGGAGCAGTCGCGCCTGCTGACCCGCCGCGGGGAGGACGACGCCCGCCGCCTGCAGGCCGTCATCGACGGGCTGCAGAAGACCTTCGACGCGCGCGTGGCCGCCGAGGAGGAGAAGTCTCGCAAGGCCGTCGAGGCCGCCGAGGAGATCCGCCGCGAGGGCGTCGAGGCCTTCGAGAAGGCGCACGAGGCGCAGCTCCGCCAGGACCTCGAGGCGGAGCGCGTCCAGAAGGAGCTCGCCGCGGGCATGCGCCGCCTCACGGCCGAGTCCGAGCAGGTGAAGGCGAAGGCCGAGAAGCTCAAGGCCGAGCTGCGCGCCCGCGCCGACCGGGAGATCGCCGAGATGCGCCTCGCCCTCGACGAGGAGCGCGCGCGCCTGTACGCCGACGTCGAGGCCGAGCGCGAGGCGCGCGGCAAGCGGGCCGCGGCGCCGCCGCCCGAGGACCAGTCCCAGAGGACCCGCGAGCTCGGCGAGGCGCGCCGTCGGGAGATCGCGAGGGAGGTCGAGGGCTACCTCACCCCGCCGCCGAGGGCCATGCCGACCCCCCCGCCCTCCGCGGCCTCGTCCGTTCCGCGGACCGATCCGCCGGTGCGCGTCCCGCCCTCACCACCGTTCCACTGGGACGAGGAGATGCGCTTCCTCCTGTACGCGGCGATCGGCGTGTCGCTCATCGCCGCGGTCGTCGCCGGCGTCGTCCTCTTCCAGGGCTAGTCGGCGGCGCGCGGCGGGCTGTGGTAGCCCGCCTTCTTGACGAGCGCCTCGCGCTCGGCCACGGCCAGGTCCTCGCGCGCCATCTCGCGGACGAGCTCGTCGAAGCTGACGCGCGGCTTCCAGCCCAGCTCCTTGCGGGCCTTCTTCGCGTCGCCGAGCAAGGTGTCCACCTCGGTCGGGCGCAGGTAGCGCGGGTCGAGCGCCACGATGGTCTTGCCGGTCCTGCGGTCCACGCCGTGCTCGGCGCGGCCCTTCCCCTTCCACGCGAGGTCGAAGCCGAGCTCGGAGGACGCGGCCTCGACGAACTGGCGCACGGAGTTCTGGCGGCCCGTCGCGGCGACGTAGTCGCGCGGCTGCGGCTTCTGCAGCATCAGCCACATCATCTCGACGAAGTCCCGCGCGTGGCCCCAGTCGCGCTTGGCGTCGAGGTTCCCGAGCCAGATCCTCTCGTCGAGGCCGAGCTTGATGCGCGCCAGGCCGCGCGTGATCTTGCGCGTCACGAAGGTCTCTCCGCGGCGCGGGCTCTCGTGGTTGAAGAGGATGCCGTTGCACGCGTAGATGCCGTACGCCTCGCGGTAGTTCACCGTGATCCAGTACGCGTACAGCTTGGCCGCGCCGTAGGGCGAGCGCGGATAGAAGGGCGTCGTCTCCTTCTGCGGCGTCTCCTGGACCTTGCCGAACAGCTCGGAGGTCGAGGCCTGGTAGAACCTGGTCTTCTTCGACCATCCGAGCGTGCGGATCGCCTCGAGCAGGCGCAGGGTCCCGAGCGCGTCCACGTTCGCGGTGTACTCGGGCTCCTGGAAGCTGACGGCCACGTGGCTCTGCGCGGCGAGGTTGTAGATCTCGTCGGGCTTGACTATCTGCAGCACGCGCAGCAGGCTCGACGTGTCGGTCATGTCCCCGTAGTGCAGGAGGAATCGCAGCCCCTTCTCGTGCGGGTCCTGGAAAAGGTGGTCGATGCGGTCGGTGTTGAAGAGCGAGGCGCGGCGCTTGATGCCGTGCACCTCGTAGCCCTTCTTGAGCAGGAACTCGGCGAGATACGAGCCGTCCTGGCCGGTGATGCCCGTGATGAGCGCTTTCTTCATGGCGTCTATTTAAGCAAACGCCGGACTGTTTCCGGAAACAGTCGTTGTCGGACTCGCGCCGGGGCGAGCCCGCCGAGGTCAGCGCGCCTTGGGGAGGTCGTAGGGCGTTCCGGGGACGAGCGCCACGGGGGCGCCGGTCGAGAGCAGGACCGTGACCGAGCCGGAGGAGACCTCGATCGAGGAGACCGCGCGGGTGGAGACGGTGAACTTGAACGAGGAGCCCTCGGCCGCGGTCACGCGGGTCTTGCCGTGGCGGAACTCCGCGGCGCCGTAGACCATCGTCACCGTCGCGTCGGACAGGACGGGCGGCTTCGGGGACTCCGAGGTCGCGCGCACGACGTCGTTCCAGCCGGCGAGCTCCATCGTGCCGTCGAGCCTGGTCACGCACAGCGAGCGCGTGCAGGGCTTGGGCCCGGCGCAGGCGGCGAGAAGAACGAGGGCGGCGAGAAGGGCGCGGCGCATCCCGACTATCTTAGTACATCGTGCCGCTCGGGGTCACGGACTCATATGACGGAAAGCCTTCCGCGCGGGGCGCGGAAGGCCGGCGGAGGTCGGTGACTTTCGAGTGGTAGAAGAGGACGACCTTGCGGACGTAGGCGCGCGTCGACGGGTAGAGCCTCTGGCGGGTCAGGAACTTGGGGCCCGCGTGGTAGGCGGCGATCACGCGCTGCACCACCCACATCGGAGCGTCGGTGTAGCGCACGCCCTTGAGGTTGAAGATCCGCCACGCCGCGCGGAACAGGAGCTGGATGTAGGCCGCGCCGGCCTTCACGCCGAAGGCAGGGTCGTGGAGCTTGGCGGCGGGGACGCCCATCCCCTCCGAGGTGGCGGGCATGACCTGCATGAGGCCGCGCGCGCCGGCGGGCGAGACGGCCTCCGTCTTGAACTCGGATTCCGCGGCCATGATGGACTTGAGGAGGCGGCTGTCGAGCTTGTAGATCTTCGCGTAGCGCAGGATCTGCTCGTCCCAGCGGTCGGTCTTGTCCGGGTTGGCCAGCATGATCTTGAAGGTGCGCCGGTAGGAAGGGGTCTCCTTGGGAACGGGGACCACGAGCTCCTGATGCAGGCTGTGGGGCGCGGGGCGCTTATAAAGGGTTTCGAGCCGCTTGTTCGGCGAGCCCGCTTCTTCCAGACGCCCGAAATCCGGGGCCACGACCCCGGCGGGGCGGGCCTTGGCGGCGTCGAACATCAGGTTCAGCTGGCCGGGGGCCATCGCCGCCCCCCCCTGGTAGGCGACCGCCATATGGGCGTCGCCCATCGCAGGAGCGCGGCGGGAATGGGGTTCCTGTGCGGCCGAGGGAGCCGCGGCCAGCAGCAGCCCCCAGGCGGTCGTGGTTCCGGTCCGGCGAAGCGTTTTAATGTCGATCATCAAGTATAACATCGCCCTCTGAAAGCGCCTGGGCCCAAGGGCCCTCCTCCGGGGGGCCCCGAGGGGCCAAAGACGCAATATATGCGAATTTGGTACAGTTCCGTCATGGACGGCAAGATCATGGTCATCGGCGGGACCGGTCTGGTGGGCAACGCTCTCCTCCGGACCTGGACCGCCCAGGGGGCCGAGGTGGCGGCCGCCACCTATCATTGCCACGCCTCCGGGGGCTTCCTGCAGCTGGACATGCAGGACGAGGCCCAGGTCCGGGCCCTGCTGAAGGCCCATCGCCCCGCCGTGGTCGCCGTCCCCGCCGCCAACCCCTTCGTCGACTACTGCGAGTTGCACCCGGAGGAGACCCGCCGCGTGAACGTGGACGGCACCCTCAACGTGGCCCGGGCCTGCGGGGACCTGGGCGCCCGGATGATCTTCTACTCCTCCGACTACGTCTTCGACGGCCTCAAGGGAACCTATACAGAGGAAGACGTTCCGTGCCCCATCAACGAATACGGCCGGCAGAAGGCCGAAGCCGAGCGCGGAGTCCTCGCCTGCGACCCCCGGAACCTGGTCCTGAGGACCTCCGGCGCGTACGGCTGGCAATGGGAGCCGAAGAACTTCGTCCTGCAGGTCCGGGCGAACCTGTCCCAAGGAAAGCCGATGCGCGTGTCCGACGTGCGCTACAATCCGACCTATGTCGAGAACCTGGCGGAGATCACCGCCGCCCTCGTCGCGGCCGGCGCGGGCGGAATCTTCCACGCCGTCGGCGCCGACGAGATATCCCGCGACGAGTTCGCCCGCCGCGCGGCCCGCGCCTTCGGCCTCGACGCCGGCCTGATCCGGACCGTGCCCGCCTCCGAGTTCAAATCGCCCACCCCCCGCCCGAAGCAGAGCAGCCTCATGACGGAGAAGGTCCGGCGCCTCCTCCCGGGATGTCCCCCCGTGGGCGTCGCCGAGGGCCTGAAGCGGATGCTCGCGATGGAGCCGGAGTGGCGGACCTACGCCCGCACCTTGCCCGACCCGGCCGCCAAGGTGAAGCCTTGAATCGGGGCCGGGCCGCGAGCGGCCCGGCACGGATGCGACGGAGGAGTGGCTATAGCAGCCAGGATTTGCTAGCATTTTCCCTCGTCCATTCCCGGAGGATTAAAACCCGCTCATGATCAACGTCTCTATGAAAGCCATGTTGGAAGCCGGCGTGCACTTCGGTCATCAGACCCGCCGCTGGAATCCTAAGATGTCCCGCTTTATCTTCGGCGAGCGCAACGCCATCCACATCATCGACCTCCAGAAGACGGCCAAGGAGATCAAGAAGGTCGCGCAGTGGGTCTCCGACCAGGCCGCGGCCGGCAAGAAGTTCCTCTTCGTCGGCACGAAGAAGCAGGCCCAGGACATCCTCAAGGCCGAGGCCGAGCGCTGCGGCGCGTCCTACGTCTCCGAGAAGTGGCTCGGCGGCACGCTGACCAACTTCGCGACCTTGCGCAAGTCCGTCAAGCGCCTCGAGGAGATCGAGAAGTGGCAGACCGAGGGCATCTTCGCGGTCCTTCCGAAGAAGGAGGTCTCCCGCCTCAATAAGGAGATGAACAAGCTCAAGCGCAACCTCTCCGGCCTGCGCGGCTTGAACACGCTCCCCGACATCGTGTTCGTCGTCGACCCCGTGGAAGAGGACCTCTCGGTGCAGGAAGCCCGCAAGCTGGGCATTCCGATCGTCGCCGTCTGCGACACCGACTGCGATCCCGACCTGATCGACCACCCGATCCCGGGCAACGACGACGCCGCGCGCTCGATCAAGCTCTTCTGCCAGCTCGTCGCCGACGCCGTCCTCGAAGGGAAGGGCATCCTCGAGGCCGCGCAGAACGCCGAGTCCGTCGCCGCCGCCGAGCAGCAGATGCTCGCCGCCGCCGCCGCCGAGACGGCCGAGGTCGCCCAGACCGCGGACGTCGTGTACGCCGCCGAAGAGACGACCACCCAGGAGGCCTAGTCCCATGGCGATCGCCGACTCCACCTCTTTGATCAAGGACCTGCGCGAGAAGACCGGCGCGGGCATGATGGACTGCAAGCGCGCTCTCGACGAGGCGAAGGGCAATTTCGAGGAGGCGATGACGATCCTCCGCAAGAAGGGCCTCTCCGACGCCGCGAAGAAGGCCGCGCGCGTGACGAAGGAAGGCGCCGTGGCCTTCAAGATCGAGGGCAAGGCGGGCGCGATCGTCGAGATCAACTCCGAGACCGACTTCGTCGCCAAGGGCGCGGACTTCCAGGCGATGGTCAAGACCGTCGTCGACCGGGCCGCCGCGGGCAGCCTCGCCTCCGTCGAGGCCGGCAACGACGAGTTCGTCAAGCCGATGGTCGGCAAGCTCGGCGAGAACATGGCGCTGCGCCGCTTCACGCGCTTCGAGCTCAAGGGCCCGGGCCTCATCGCCGGCTACGCCCACCAGACCGATCCGGCGGTGCCCGCCAAGAAGGGCGCCTTGATCGAGCTCTCCGCCCCGTCGGACGCGGCCGCCAAGTCCCCCGAGCTCGCCGAGCTCGCCAAGGAGCTCCTGCTCCAGGTCGTCGGCAACATCCCCTCCGCGAAGTACCTCTCGCGCGAGGAGATCCCCTCCGCCGACATCGAGAAGGAGAAGGAGATCCAGACCGAGATCCTGCGCAAAGAGGGCAAGAAGGACGAGCAGATCCCGAAGATCCTCGAGGGCAAGATCAACAAGCTGTTCTACCAGGCCTACTGCCTGCTCGAGCAGCCCTCGATCCGCGACCCGAAGACGAGCATCACGGCTTTGATCAAGGCGGCCGGCGCGAAGGTCGGCGGCGAGATCAAGGTCGTCCGCTTCGTCCGCTACCAGCTCGGCGAGTAGCCCCTCGAGGATGCCCTCGACCAGGAAGTACAAGCGAGTCCTCCTCAAGCTCTCCGGCGAGTCGCTGTGCGGCGAGAGCGCCCACGGCGTCAGGCCGGAAGCCCTGACGTCGATCTGCGCCGAGATCAAGCTCGCCCACGCGCAGGGCCTGCAGATCGGCGTCGTCGTCGGCGGCGGCAACATCTGGCGCGGCGAGCAGGACCGCGGCGAGGCGATCTCCCGCGTGACCGCCGACTACATGGGCATGCTCGCCACGCTCATGAACGCGCTGGCCCTGCAGGACGCGCTCGAGAAGGTCGGCGTGCCGACCCGCGTGCAGAGCGCCGTCGAGATCAACAAGCTCTCCGAGCCCTACATCCGCCGCAAGGCGATCCGCCACTTCGAGAAGGGCCGCGTCGTCATCTTCGCGGGCGGCACCGGCAACCCGTATTTCACGACGGACACCGCCGCGGCGCTGCGCGCCGTCGAGATCGAGGCCGAGGTCGTCCTCAAGGCGACGAAGGTCGACGGCGTCTACACCGCCGACCCGAAGAAGGACAAGAACGCCAAGAAGTTCGACAAGCTCACCTTCATGGACAGCATCAAGCAGCGCCTGAAGGTCATGGACACCACGGCCCTGACGCTCTGCATGGAGAACCAGATGCCCGTCGTCGTTTTCGACCTCGCGGTGAAAGGGAACATCGCCCGCGCGGTCGCCGGCCAGAAGGTCGGCACTCTCATCACCACGGAGTAAGATATGGCCACCGAAGCCGCCGCCGCCGTGCTCACCCAGATGGAAGCCGCGATGAAGGACCGCATGGCCCGCATGCAGAAGGAGATGTCGGTCATGCGCACCGGCCGCGCCAACCCGATGATGCTCGAGTCGGTCAAGGTCGAGGCCTACGGGTCCCTCGTCCCCCTCAAGCAGGTCGCCGCCGTCTCCGTCCCCGAGGCGCGCACCCTCGAGATCCGCCCGTGGGATCCCTCGACGCTCCAAGACATCGAGAAAGCCCTGCAGAAAGCCGAGGTCGGGGCCATGCCCCAGAACGACGGAAAGATGCTCCGCATCTCGCTGCCGATGATGACCGAGGACCGCCGCAAGGACCTCGTCAAGATGGTCAAGAAGCTCGGCGAGGAGTTCAAGGTCGGCGTGCGCAACGACCGCCAGGACGGCCTCAACAAGCTCAAGAAGTCCTTCCAGTCCAAGGAGATCACGGAGGACGTTCTCCGCGGCCTCGAGGCCCGCGTCCAGAAGCTCACCGACTCCTTCACCAAGCAGATCGACGACTCCGTCGTCATGAAGGAGAAGGAAATCACCACGATCTAGGCGCATGGCCCTGGATCCCGCGAAGCTCCCCCGCCACGTCGCCGTCATCATGGACGGCAACGGCCGCTGGGCGGCGAAGAGGGGCCTGCCGCGGGTCGCGGGCCACAAGGCCGGCGTGGACTCGGTCCGCGCGATCGTGCGCGCCGCGGGCGAATTGGGGATCGAGGCGTTGACCCTCTACTCCTTCTCGACGGAGAACTGGCTGCGCCCCAAGGAAGAGGTCGGGGAGCTGATGAAGCTCCTGTCCTGGGCCCTCAATAAAGAGACGCTCGAGCTCGACAAGAACAACGTCCGCCTCTCCGCCATCGGCCGCCTCGAGGCGCTGCCCATGTCGGTGCGCAAGGAGCTCGAGGGCGCCATCGTCCGCCTCCAGCACAACGACGGCCTCAACCTCGTCCTCGCCCTCAACTACGGCGGCCGCCAGGAGATCCTCGACGCGGCGAACCGGGCGCTCGCGGCCGGCGCCAAGGCCCTGGACGAGGACGACATCGCGGAGAACCTCTACACCGCCGGCCTCCCCGAGCTCGACCTGATGATCCGCACGTCCGGCGAGATGCGCATCTCCAACTTCCTGCTGTGGCAGGCCGCCTACGCCGAACTGCACGTGACGCCCGTCCTGTGGCCCGACTTCCGCAAGGAGCACCTGGTCGCCGCCCTCGAGGACTACCAGAAGCGCGACCGCCGCTTCGGCGGGCTCACCGCCAAGAAACCCTGAGGATAGGCGCTCCGGCGCGCGCGTCCAATTTTGTAGAATCAATGGATGCTTCTTCCGCGCGTCCTGACGGCCCTCGTCGGGATCCCCCTGATGCTGTACCTCGTCCACGCCGGCGGCGCGGCGTACGGGCTTTTCGTCGTCGCGATCTCGACCTTGTGCTGCTACGAGTACGCCCTCATGCTGCGGGTCGGCGGGCGCCCGGTCCAGTTCGTCCTCACGGTGGTCCTCGGCGCGGCCCTGTCCGCGTGCGCCGCGCTCGGCGGGCCGCTGCACGTCGTGCTCGCCGGGGGCGCGGCCCTCGTCGTCCTCCTCGAGATGTCCGCCAAGACGCACTCCCTCGACCGGGCGGCCTTGACCTTGTTCGGCGCCCTGTTCGCGGGCTGGATGCCCGCCCATCTCGCCCTGATCCGCGGCCTGCGCCCGCACGGGGAGGCCTTCGCCTTTCTGACCTTCGCCGCCGTCTGGGCGATGGACACGGCCGCCTACGCCGCGGGCCGCGGCTTCGGCCGCCATGCCCTGGCCCCGACGCTCTCCCCCAAGAAGACCTGGGAGGGCGCGGCCGCGGGCTTCGCCGCGGCGATCGCCGTCAGCCTCGCCTTCCAGAAGACCATGCTCCACGAGTCGGTGTCCCCCGCCATGGCCGTCGCCGTCGGCGTGCTGATCGGCACGATGGGACAGCTCTCCGACCTCGCCGAGTCGATGGTCAAGCGCGAGGCGGGCGTCAAGGACTCCGGCGCCCTGCTTCCCGGCCACGGCGGCGTGTTCGACCGCTTCGACTCCTACATCCTCTGCGCCCCCGCGGTCTATTACGCGCTGACCCTGCGATGAAACGCATAGCGATCCTCGGCTCCACCGGCTCGATAGGAGTCAACGCCCTCAACGTGATCCGCGAGATGCCCGACGCGCTCTCCGTCTTCGGCCTGACCGCGCACTCCAACTCCGCGCTCGTGGCCGAGCAGGCCAGGGAGTTCGGCGCCTCCGCCGTGTCGATGTTCGACCCAAAGGCGGGCGCCGACCTCAAGACCCGCCTCAACGGCAAGGCCAAGCACCTCGCCCCGGGCGTCGAGGGCCTGTGCGACCTCGCCTCCCACCCCGACGTCGACGTGGTGCTCACCTCCGTCGTCGGCGGCGTCGGCTTCGCCCCCCTGCTCGCGGCCATCCGCGCGGGCAAGATCATCGCGCTCGCCAACAAGGAGCCGATGGTGATGGCGGGCGCCCAGTTCATGCTCGAGGCCGAGCGCTGGAACGCCAAGATCGTGCCCGTCGACTCGGAGCCCTCGGCGATCTTCCAGTGCGTCCAGGGTCTCAACCCCGACCCGCGCGCGGCCGCCCCGCTCAAGACCATCAAACGCGTCATCCTCACCGCGTCCGGCGGGGCGTTCGCCAAGTACACGGGCGACCTCTCCGCGGTCTCGCCGGCCATGGCGCTCAAGCACCCGACCTGGAAGATGGGCAAGAAGATCACGATCGACTGCGCCACCCTCATGAACAAGGGCTTCGAGATGATCGAGATCATGAACCTGTTCGGCCTGCGCCGCGACCAGGTGGAGATCGTCATCCACCCGCAGTCCATCTTCCACTCCGGCGTGGAGTTCTCCGACGGCTCGGTGCTGGCCCAGATGGGCGTGCCCGACATGAAGCTCCCGATCCAGTACGGCATGACCTACCCCGAGCGCGGCGTCCGCGTCGTCGAGCCGCTCGACCTGGTCAAGGCCGGCACGCTCGAGTTCCGCGCTCCCGATTTCTCCCGCTTCCCCTGCCTGGCCCTCGCGCGCGAGGCGGCGCAGAAGGGCGGCGGCATGCCGGCCGTGCTCAACGCCGCCGACGAGATCGCCGTCGAAGCTTTCATCTCCGGCCGGATCAAGTTCACCGACATCCCCCGCGTCATCGAGAAGACCATGGCCGCGTACACCCCGGACGGGGGCCTGCCGGGCTTTCAAGAGATCGTCGAAGTCGATGCCTGGGCGCGAGCCAAGGCCGAGGAACACTGCAAATGAACTCACTCCTGTCGATACTCTACACCGTCGGCGCGAACGCCTTCGCGCTCGGCCTCGTCATCGTCCTGCACGAGTCCGGCCACTTCTTCGCCTGCCGCCGCCTCGGCGTCCGCGTCGAGAAGTTCGCTTTCGGCTTCGGCCCCGAACTGCTCGGCTTCACGGACAGAGTCGGCACCCGCTTCTCCCTTTGCGCGATCCCCTTCGGCGGCTTCGTCAAGCCCGCGGGCGAGGACCCCTCCGCGGCTGGCGCCGCGGAGCCTAAGAGCGACGAGTACTTCGGCCAGAACTGGGCCCGGCGCCTGGTCATCGTCTACGCGGGCCCCGCGATGAACTACGTCCTCGCCTTCGCGCTGTACACCGGCCTCATCTGGGGCAAGGGCATGCCCGAGGCCTCGAAGGAGCCGGTCATCGGCAACATGATGGTCGGCTTCCCGGCGGACAAGGCCGGGATCCTGATCGGCGACAAGATCACCGCCTTCGGCGGCCGCGCCCTGACCGGCTGGGAGGACCTGGCGAGCTCGATCCACCGCTCGGCCGAGAAGGAGATATCCCTGTCCGTCGTGCGCGACGGCCGGCCGCTCGAGATCAAGGTCGTGCCCAAGAAGGACGAGACCGGCACGCGCGGCGTGATCGGCATCATGCCCAAGGCCGAGTACAAGCCCGTCGGTCCCTTCGCGGCGGGCCGCGAAGCCTTGAGATTGTGCTGGACGCAGAGCAAGCAGACGGTGACGGTCATCGCCGGCAAGCTCTGGAAGCGCGAGCGCCCCGACCTCGCCGGGCCGGTCGGCATCTTCCAGATGGTCTCCAGAGCCTCCCGCGCGGGCTGGGAGGAGTTCGTGTTCCTGATC encodes the following:
- the gmd gene encoding GDP-mannose 4,6-dehydratase, with product MKKALITGITGQDGSYLAEFLLKKGYEVHGIKRRASLFNTDRIDHLFQDPHEKGLRFLLHYGDMTDTSSLLRVLQIVKPDEIYNLAAQSHVAVSFQEPEYTANVDALGTLRLLEAIRTLGWSKKTRFYQASTSELFGKVQETPQKETTPFYPRSPYGAAKLYAYWITVNYREAYGIYACNGILFNHESPRRGETFVTRKITRGLARIKLGLDERIWLGNLDAKRDWGHARDFVEMMWLMLQKPQPRDYVAATGRQNSVRQFVEAASSELGFDLAWKGKGRAEHGVDRRTGKTIVALDPRYLRPTEVDTLLGDAKKARKELGWKPRVSFDELVREMAREDLAVAEREALVKKAGYHSPPRAAD
- a CDS encoding transglycosylase SLT domain-containing protein, with the translated sequence MIDIKTLRRTGTTTAWGLLLAAAPSAAQEPHSRRAPAMGDAHMAVAYQGGAAMAPGQLNLMFDAAKARPAGVVAPDFGRLEEAGSPNKRLETLYKRPAPHSLHQELVVPVPKETPSYRRTFKIMLANPDKTDRWDEQILRYAKIYKLDSRLLKSIMAAESEFKTEAVSPAGARGLMQVMPATSEGMGVPAAKLHDPAFGVKAGAAYIQLLFRAAWRIFNLKGVRYTDAPMWVVQRVIAAYHAGPKFLTRQRLYPSTRAYVRKVVLFYHSKVTDLRRPSAPRAEGFPSYESVTPSGTMY
- a CDS encoding SDR family oxidoreductase, with amino-acid sequence MDGKIMVIGGTGLVGNALLRTWTAQGAEVAAATYHCHASGGFLQLDMQDEAQVRALLKAHRPAVVAVPAANPFVDYCELHPEETRRVNVDGTLNVARACGDLGARMIFYSSDYVFDGLKGTYTEEDVPCPINEYGRQKAEAERGVLACDPRNLVLRTSGAYGWQWEPKNFVLQVRANLSQGKPMRVSDVRYNPTYVENLAEITAALVAAGAGGIFHAVGADEISRDEFARRAARAFGLDAGLIRTVPASEFKSPTPRPKQSSLMTEKVRRLLPGCPPVGVAEGLKRMLAMEPEWRTYARTLPDPAAKVKP
- the rpsB gene encoding 30S ribosomal protein S2, producing MINVSMKAMLEAGVHFGHQTRRWNPKMSRFIFGERNAIHIIDLQKTAKEIKKVAQWVSDQAAAGKKFLFVGTKKQAQDILKAEAERCGASYVSEKWLGGTLTNFATLRKSVKRLEEIEKWQTEGIFAVLPKKEVSRLNKEMNKLKRNLSGLRGLNTLPDIVFVVDPVEEDLSVQEARKLGIPIVAVCDTDCDPDLIDHPIPGNDDAARSIKLFCQLVADAVLEGKGILEAAQNAESVAAAEQQMLAAAAAETAEVAQTADVVYAAEETTTQEA
- the tsf gene encoding translation elongation factor Ts, whose translation is MAIADSTSLIKDLREKTGAGMMDCKRALDEAKGNFEEAMTILRKKGLSDAAKKAARVTKEGAVAFKIEGKAGAIVEINSETDFVAKGADFQAMVKTVVDRAAAGSLASVEAGNDEFVKPMVGKLGENMALRRFTRFELKGPGLIAGYAHQTDPAVPAKKGALIELSAPSDAAAKSPELAELAKELLLQVVGNIPSAKYLSREEIPSADIEKEKEIQTEILRKEGKKDEQIPKILEGKINKLFYQAYCLLEQPSIRDPKTSITALIKAAGAKVGGEIKVVRFVRYQLGE
- a CDS encoding UMP kinase, with amino-acid sequence MPSTRKYKRVLLKLSGESLCGESAHGVRPEALTSICAEIKLAHAQGLQIGVVVGGGNIWRGEQDRGEAISRVTADYMGMLATLMNALALQDALEKVGVPTRVQSAVEINKLSEPYIRRKAIRHFEKGRVVIFAGGTGNPYFTTDTAAALRAVEIEAEVVLKATKVDGVYTADPKKDKNAKKFDKLTFMDSIKQRLKVMDTTALTLCMENQMPVVVFDLAVKGNIARAVAGQKVGTLITTE
- the frr gene encoding ribosome recycling factor, producing the protein MEAAMKDRMARMQKEMSVMRTGRANPMMLESVKVEAYGSLVPLKQVAAVSVPEARTLEIRPWDPSTLQDIEKALQKAEVGAMPQNDGKMLRISLPMMTEDRRKDLVKMVKKLGEEFKVGVRNDRQDGLNKLKKSFQSKEITEDVLRGLEARVQKLTDSFTKQIDDSVVMKEKEITTI
- a CDS encoding isoprenyl transferase produces the protein MALDPAKLPRHVAVIMDGNGRWAAKRGLPRVAGHKAGVDSVRAIVRAAGELGIEALTLYSFSTENWLRPKEEVGELMKLLSWALNKETLELDKNNVRLSAIGRLEALPMSVRKELEGAIVRLQHNDGLNLVLALNYGGRQEILDAANRALAAGAKALDEDDIAENLYTAGLPELDLMIRTSGEMRISNFLLWQAAYAELHVTPVLWPDFRKEHLVAALEDYQKRDRRFGGLTAKKP
- a CDS encoding phosphatidate cytidylyltransferase codes for the protein MLLPRVLTALVGIPLMLYLVHAGGAAYGLFVVAISTLCCYEYALMLRVGGRPVQFVLTVVLGAALSACAALGGPLHVVLAGGAALVVLLEMSAKTHSLDRAALTLFGALFAGWMPAHLALIRGLRPHGEAFAFLTFAAVWAMDTAAYAAGRGFGRHALAPTLSPKKTWEGAAAGFAAAIAVSLAFQKTMLHESVSPAMAVAVGVLIGTMGQLSDLAESMVKREAGVKDSGALLPGHGGVFDRFDSYILCAPAVYYALTLR
- a CDS encoding 1-deoxy-D-xylulose-5-phosphate reductoisomerase; this encodes MKRIAILGSTGSIGVNALNVIREMPDALSVFGLTAHSNSALVAEQAREFGASAVSMFDPKAGADLKTRLNGKAKHLAPGVEGLCDLASHPDVDVVLTSVVGGVGFAPLLAAIRAGKIIALANKEPMVMAGAQFMLEAERWNAKIVPVDSEPSAIFQCVQGLNPDPRAAAPLKTIKRVILTASGGAFAKYTGDLSAVSPAMALKHPTWKMGKKITIDCATLMNKGFEMIEIMNLFGLRRDQVEIVIHPQSIFHSGVEFSDGSVLAQMGVPDMKLPIQYGMTYPERGVRVVEPLDLVKAGTLEFRAPDFSRFPCLALAREAAQKGGGMPAVLNAADEIAVEAFISGRIKFTDIPRVIEKTMAAYTPDGGLPGFQEIVEVDAWARAKAEEHCK
- a CDS encoding site-2 protease family protein, which produces MNSLLSILYTVGANAFALGLVIVLHESGHFFACRRLGVRVEKFAFGFGPELLGFTDRVGTRFSLCAIPFGGFVKPAGEDPSAAGAAEPKSDEYFGQNWARRLVIVYAGPAMNYVLAFALYTGLIWGKGMPEASKEPVIGNMMVGFPADKAGILIGDKITAFGGRALTGWEDLASSIHRSAEKEISLSVVRDGRPLEIKVVPKKDETGTRGVIGIMPKAEYKPVGPFAAGREALRLCWTQSKQTVTVIAGKLWKRERPDLAGPVGIFQMVSRASRAGWEEFVFLIGFISVAIGFFNLLPLPLLDGGHAMFYWWEGLRGKRASVAVMEKANTIGIAFLMSLLVFATYNDVLRIRTERANKADKAVELKK